The following are encoded in a window of Primulina eburnea isolate SZY01 chromosome 4, ASM2296580v1, whole genome shotgun sequence genomic DNA:
- the LOC140829583 gene encoding LOW QUALITY PROTEIN: transcription factor PIF1-like (The sequence of the model RefSeq protein was modified relative to this genomic sequence to represent the inferred CDS: inserted 2 bases in 1 codon), with translation MNHRVPDFQEVEDDFSIPTSSGLSNSRPRRPAIGEEEIMELLWQNGQVVAQTQKSSKKAAIXETGCEAVITAEQREIRPGGEEEPTQQHLFMQEDEMASWLQYPLDVSSFDRDLYADFLYSAPPPSTPPITAIAPPRSVVDIRPAAPPVQAPPRNTELPPYLTDTDPVKKRIGDTDVRRGGGDDECEVLDCCGVETFPGRNVESGPLVEAGEVAAGLAEFTVTSSPSCSGASFSSGGDRRPPESVAEDRKRKGREAGYSELPKEETEFQATEIKPQAHGSTLTKKSRAAEVHNLSERRRRDRINEKMKALQELIPRCNKSDKASMLDEAIEYLKSLQLQVQMMMSMGCGMVPMMYPGMQQYMPLMGMGMGLGMGMDMSMNRPMMPYPSMLPGSALPNPAAAHMSACFPMPAFHLPPVSVTDPSRIQASNQTDPTSNSAVSHYPNQSQMQNFNEPYQQFLGPRQAQQPPLPQNQTVVQSISKQPSNRKDIGNT, from the exons ATGAATCACCGTGTTCCGGATTTTCAAGAGGTGGAAGATGATTTTTCGATTCCTACGTCTTCTGGTTTATCCAATTCTAGACCCAGAAGGCCTGCAAT AGGTGAAGAGGAGATAATGGAGCTGTTATGGCAGAATGGGCAAGTTGTGGCGCAGACCCAGAAATCGTCGAAGAAAGCTGCGAT GGAGACTGGCTGCGAGGCAGTGATTACGGCGGAGCAGAGAGAGATCCGACCTGGCGGCGAAGAGGAGCCGACGCAGCAGCATTTGTTCATGCAGGAGGATGAGATGGCTTCTTGGCTTCAGTACCCACTCGATGTTTCCTCCTTCGACCGCGATTTGTACGCGGATTTTCTCTACTCCGCTCCTCCTCCATCCACACCACCTATCACCGCCATCGCTCCGCCGCGGTCGGTGGTCGATATTCGCCCTGCCGCGCCGCCGGTTCAAGCTCCCCCACGCAATACAGAACTTCCTCCATATCTCACGGATACCGACCCGGTTAAGAAACGAATCGGGGATACCGATGTCAGGCGTGGCGGCGGGGACGACGAATGCGAGGTCCTTGACTGTTGTGGAGTCGAA ACGTTCCCGGGACGTAACGTCGAAAGCGGCCCTCTGGTGGAGGCTGGAGAAGTGGCTGCAGGTCTTGCTGAATTCACCGTTACGTCCTCTCCCAGCTGCTCCGGAGCAAGTTTCAGTTCTGGCGGAGATCGTCGTCCTCCGGAGTCGGTGGCGGAAGACCGGAAGCGGAAAGGAAGAGAAGCCGGATACAGCGAGCTTCCGAAGGAG GAAACTGAGTTCCAAGCTACAGAAATCAAACCGCAAGCTCACGGTTCAACATTAACAAAAAAGTCTCGTGCTGCAGAAGTGCACAATCTGTCCGAAAGG AGGCGTCGAGATAGGATAAATGAAAAGATGAAGGCACTCCAGGAACTCATACCTCGATGCAACAAG TCAGACAAGGCTTCGATGTTGGATGAGGCAATTGAGTACTTGAAATCACTACAACTCCAAGTACAG ATGATGATGTCCATGGGATGTGGAATGGTTCCCATGATGTACCCTGGTATGCAGCAATACATGCCTCTAATGGGAATGGGCATGGGGCTGGGAATGGGAATGGATATGAGCATGAATCGACCTATGATGCCCTATCCATCTATGCTACCCGGTTCAGCATTGCCAAATCCAGCAGCAGCACATATGAGTGCTTGTTTTCCGATGCCTGCATTTCATCTGCCACCGGTGTCTGTAACCGACCCTTCGAGAATTCAAGCTTCTAATCAGACTGATCCTACTTCAAATTCAGCAGTCTCCCATTATCCAAACCAGTCGCAAATGCAAAATTTTAACGAACCATATCAGCAATTTCTCGGTCCCCGCCAGGCACAACAACCACCATTACCACAG AATCAAACTGTGGTACAATCTATTAGCAAGCAGCCTAGTAACAGAAAAGATATTGGAAACACTTAG
- the LOC140830464 gene encoding uncharacterized protein translates to MAPRKCEVCAEAQSKYKCPICVIPYCSVVCFKKHKEIPCKKLESPVEVKVSEATATSPIVNDEKPLYVEEPSEVLQGVQLESIASSSEIRDAIKDEKLKKLICDIDSALDPEKELHKVMETEEFRLFTEKILATITP, encoded by the exons ATGGCACCCAGAAAATGCGAAGTTTGTGCGGAAGCGCAATCAAAATACAAGTGCCCGATCTGTGTGATACCCTA TTGTTCGGTGGTGTGTTTCAAGAAACACAAAG AAATTCCTTGCAAAAAACTGGAATCTCCTGTGGAAGTTAAAGTTTCCGAGGCAACTG CTACTTCACCAATCGTGAATGATGAGAAACCGCTTTATGTTGAGGAGCCAAGTGAAGTGTTGCAAGGAGTACAACTAGAGTCGATAG CTTCTTCTAGTGAAATCCGGGATGCGATAAAGGATGAAAAACTTAAGAAACTTATATGTGACATAGATTCTGCCTTGGATCCTGAGAAG GAGCTTCATAAAGTAATGGAAACGGAGGAATTCCGACTGTTCACTGAAAAG ATCCTGGCCACCATAACTCCATAA
- the LOC140830466 gene encoding 26S proteasome regulatory subunit 4 homolog A has translation MGQGTPGGLNRQLPGDRKNDGDKKEKKFEPAAPPSRVGRKQRKQKGPEAAARLPTVTPLTKCKLRLLKMERIKDYLLMEEEFVANQERLKPQEEKTEEDRSKVDDLRGTPMSVGNLEELIDENHAIVSSSVGPEYYVGILSFVDKDQLEPGCAILMHNKVLSVVGLLQDEVDPMVSVMKVEKAPLESYADIGGLDAQIQEIKEAVELPLTHPELYEDIGIKPPKGVILYGEPGTGKTLLAKAVANSTSATFLRVVGSELIQKYLGDGPKLVRELFRVADDLSPSIVFIDEIDAVGTKRYDAHSGGEREIQRTMLELLNQLDGFDSRGDVKVILATNKIESLDPALLRPGRIDRKIEFPLPDIKTRRRIFQIHTSRMTLSDDVNLEEFVMTKDEFSGADIKAICTEAGLLALRERRMKVVHADFKKAKDKVMFKKKEGVPEGLYM, from the exons ATGGGTCAGGGTACTCCTGGTGGTTTGAACAGGCAACTCCCCGGGGACCGGAAGAACGACGGAGATAAGAAGGAGAAGAAATTTGAGCCGGCTGCGCCACCGTCTCGTGTGGGACGGAAGCAGCGAAAGCAGAAGGGTCCAGAAGCGGCGGCTCGGTTGCCGACGGTGACTCCTTTGACGAAGTGCAAGCTGCGCCTTTTGAAGATGGAGCGAATCAAAGACTATCTGTTGATGGAAGAAGAGTTCGTTGCCAATCAAGAGAGGTTGAAGCCGCAGGAGGAGAAGACTGAGGAGGATCGATCGAAGGTTGATGATTTAAGGGGGACACCCATGAGTGTTGGAAATTTAGAGGAGCTGATTGATGAGAATCACGCTATTGTATCATCGTCGGTGGGGCCGGAGTACTACGTCGGGATCTTGTCGTTCGTGGATAAGGATCAGCTCGAGCCTGGATGCGCTATTCTTATGCACAATAAG GTACTTTCTGTTGTTGGACTGCTTCAGGATGAAGTGGATCCTATGGTATCTGTCATGAAGGTTGAAAAGGCTCCATTAGAGTCTTATGCAGATATTGGTGGGCTTGATGCTCAGATTCAGGAGATTAAAGAGGCGGTTGAGCTTCCATTGACTCACCCTGAATTGTACGAGGACATTGGAATTAAACCTCCCAAGGGCGTCATCCTTTACGGAGAACCTGGAACTGGAAAAACACTGCTAGCAAAG GCTGTGGCAAACTCTACATCCGCCACTTTCTTGCGTGTTGTTGGTAGTGAATTAATTCAGAAGTACCTGGGAGATGGTCCAAAATTGGTGAGGGAATTGTTTAGAGTCGCTGATGATCTCTCTCCATCtattgtctttattgatgaaATTGATGCAGTGGGCACAAAAAG GTATGATGCTCATTCAGGTGGTGAACGTGAAATTCAGAGGACTATGTTAGAATTGCTGAACCAGTTAGACGGCTTTGATTCAAGAGGAGATGTTAAAGTAATTCTTGCGACGAATAAAATTGAAAGTCTTGATCCTGCCCTTCTTCGGCCTGGTAGAATAGACCGGAAAATTGAATTCCCTCTTCCAGATATCAAGACAAGGAGGCGTATTTTTCAG ATACACACATCAAGGATGACATTGTCTGATGATGTCAACCTTGAAGAATTCGTTATGACCAAAGATGAGTTTTCTGGAGCTGATATCAAGGCTATATGTACTGAAGCTGGTTTGCTTGCCTTGAGAGAGCGTCGCATGAAG GTGGTGCATGCCGATTTCAAGAAGGCCAAAGACAAGGTTATGTTCAAGAAGAAAGAAGGCGTACCAGAGGGTCTTTATATGTGA